A window of the Helianthus annuus cultivar XRQ/B chromosome 4, HanXRQr2.0-SUNRISE, whole genome shotgun sequence genome harbors these coding sequences:
- the LOC110937388 gene encoding probable phosphatase PSR2 isoform X1, producing MPSLKMKMKSTMGCLREKNGLHVCQRSSKIFKNSSLQAKSFQEEYQLESFTSNKKDDCVCSEATAQDLRSDETSCCEFFDEESIQDHTKANCSSTVETIFSPIPQSTDNNSEATPSCDGGSEKDLVAPSLEDKDSDSINKNSCEYQSCNVSDFFISDMIVSSSPVDEPTCLPDYGCDESSIFLDDEYMVLTFLADSNDCDDRIKNSSEPIMASEESNLYLAIHQLTSCNQEPDVNNYPDWDPAECLDPQMFIKLPDLSEVETNLSPWKRKSVTLVLDLDETLVHSSLEHCDDADFSFTVFVDFKEHTVYVKRRPYLKEFLERVSEMFQVVVFTASQSIYANQLLDILDPDGKIISRRAYRESCIFADGSYTKDLTVLGVDLAKVAIIDNCPQVFRLQVNNGIPIKSWFNDPSDCALITLLPFLETLADAEDVRPLIAKRFGEMMIFNGLIAECIIIAGRFLFTFHGC from the exons ATGCCATCACTAAAGATGAAAATGAAGTCAACCATGGGCTGTTTGCGAGAAAAGAACGGCCTCCATGTTTGTCAAAGATCGAGCAAGATATTCAAGAACTCGTCGTTACAAGCTAAAAGTTTCCAAGAAGAATATCAACTCGAGTCGTTTACATCTAACAAAAAGGATG attgTGTTTGTAGTGAAGCCACTGCGCAGGATCTTAGGAGCGATGAAACTAGCTGTTGTGAGTTTTTTGATGAAGAAAGTATACAG GATCATACAAAAGCCAACTGCTCTTCAACGGTAGAAACTATCTTTTCACCCATACCACAATCAACAGACAATAACAGTGAAGCAACTCCTTCATGTGATGGAG GGAGTGAAAAGGATCTTGTAGCGCCATCGCTAGAAGATAAAGATAGTGACAGTATAAACAAAAACTCATGCGAATATCAAAGTTGTAACGTGTCAGATTTCTTCATTTCCGACATGATTGTTTCTAGCTCACCCGTTGACGAACCTACATGCTTACCGGATTATGGATGTGATGAATCAAGCATATTTTTAGACGATGAATACATGGTACTAACTTTTCTTGCGGATAGCAATGATTGTGATGACAGAATAAAAAACAGTTCGGAACCTATAATGGCTTCAGAAGAATCAAACTTGTATCTAGCAATTCATCAGCTGACATCATGCAATCAAGAACCCGATGTTAATAATTATCCAGATTGGGATCCGGCAGAATGTTTGGATCCACAAATGTTTATCAAACTGCCCGATCTTTCCGAAGTGGAAACAAATTTATCGCCCTGGAAAAGAAAAAGTGTCACGCTTGTACTTGATTTAGATG AAACACTTGTCCACTCGTCATTGGAACACTGTGATGATGCGGACTTCAGTTTTACGGTATTTGTTGATTTCAAAGAGCATACGGTCTATGTGAAGCGGAGGCCTTACCTTAAAGAATTCTTGGAAAGGGTTTCGGAAATGTTTCAAGTTGTGGTGTTTACGGCGAGTCAAAGTATTTACGCAAATCAACTACTGGATATATTGGATCCAGATGGAAAAATCATCTCTCGTCGCGCTTATCGAGAATCTTGTATTTTTGCTGATGGAAGTTATACCAAAGATCTAACTGTTTTAGGTGTTGATCTTGCTAAAGTTGCCATAATTGATAATTGCCCACAG GTTTTCCGATTGCAAGTAAATAATGGAATTCCAATAAAGAGTTGGTTCAATGATCCATCAGATTGTGCATTAATTACCTTACTACCCTTCCTTGAGACACTAGCAGATGCAGAAGATGTCCGTCCACTAATCGCCAAAAGATTCG GTGAAATGATGATCTTTAATGGGTTGATAGCCGAATGCATTATAATAG CAGGTAGATTTTTGTTTACTTTTCATGGATGTTGA
- the LOC110937388 gene encoding probable phosphatase PSR2 isoform X2, producing MPSLKMKMKSTMGCLREKNGLHVCQRSSKIFKNSSLQAKSFQEEYQLESFTSNKKDDCVCSEATAQDLRSDETSCCEFFDEESIQDHTKANCSSTVETIFSPIPQSTDNNSEATPSCDGGSEKDLVAPSLEDKDSDSINKNSCEYQSCNVSDFFISDMIVSSSPVDEPTCLPDYGCDESSIFLDDEYMVLTFLADSNDCDDRIKNSSEPIMASEESNLYLAIHQLTSCNQEPDVNNYPDWDPAECLDPQMFIKLPDLSEVETNLSPWKRKSVTLVLDLDETLVHSSLEHCDDADFSFTVFVDFKEHTVYVKRRPYLKEFLERVSEMFQVVVFTASQSIYANQLLDILDPDGKIISRRAYRESCIFADGSYTKDLTVLGVDLAKVAIIDNCPQVFRLQVNNGIPIKSWFNDPSDCALITLLPFLETLADAEDVRPLIAKRFDAYVQVK from the exons ATGCCATCACTAAAGATGAAAATGAAGTCAACCATGGGCTGTTTGCGAGAAAAGAACGGCCTCCATGTTTGTCAAAGATCGAGCAAGATATTCAAGAACTCGTCGTTACAAGCTAAAAGTTTCCAAGAAGAATATCAACTCGAGTCGTTTACATCTAACAAAAAGGATG attgTGTTTGTAGTGAAGCCACTGCGCAGGATCTTAGGAGCGATGAAACTAGCTGTTGTGAGTTTTTTGATGAAGAAAGTATACAG GATCATACAAAAGCCAACTGCTCTTCAACGGTAGAAACTATCTTTTCACCCATACCACAATCAACAGACAATAACAGTGAAGCAACTCCTTCATGTGATGGAG GGAGTGAAAAGGATCTTGTAGCGCCATCGCTAGAAGATAAAGATAGTGACAGTATAAACAAAAACTCATGCGAATATCAAAGTTGTAACGTGTCAGATTTCTTCATTTCCGACATGATTGTTTCTAGCTCACCCGTTGACGAACCTACATGCTTACCGGATTATGGATGTGATGAATCAAGCATATTTTTAGACGATGAATACATGGTACTAACTTTTCTTGCGGATAGCAATGATTGTGATGACAGAATAAAAAACAGTTCGGAACCTATAATGGCTTCAGAAGAATCAAACTTGTATCTAGCAATTCATCAGCTGACATCATGCAATCAAGAACCCGATGTTAATAATTATCCAGATTGGGATCCGGCAGAATGTTTGGATCCACAAATGTTTATCAAACTGCCCGATCTTTCCGAAGTGGAAACAAATTTATCGCCCTGGAAAAGAAAAAGTGTCACGCTTGTACTTGATTTAGATG AAACACTTGTCCACTCGTCATTGGAACACTGTGATGATGCGGACTTCAGTTTTACGGTATTTGTTGATTTCAAAGAGCATACGGTCTATGTGAAGCGGAGGCCTTACCTTAAAGAATTCTTGGAAAGGGTTTCGGAAATGTTTCAAGTTGTGGTGTTTACGGCGAGTCAAAGTATTTACGCAAATCAACTACTGGATATATTGGATCCAGATGGAAAAATCATCTCTCGTCGCGCTTATCGAGAATCTTGTATTTTTGCTGATGGAAGTTATACCAAAGATCTAACTGTTTTAGGTGTTGATCTTGCTAAAGTTGCCATAATTGATAATTGCCCACAG GTTTTCCGATTGCAAGTAAATAATGGAATTCCAATAAAGAGTTGGTTCAATGATCCATCAGATTGTGCATTAATTACCTTACTACCCTTCCTTGAGACACTAGCAGATGCAGAAGATGTCCGTCCACTAATCGCCAAAAGATTCG atgcATATGTGCAGGTGAAATGA
- the LOC110937388 gene encoding probable phosphatase PSR2 isoform X3, with amino-acid sequence MPSLKMKMKSTMGCLREKNGLHVCQRSSKIFKNSSLQAKSFQEEYQLESFTSNKKDDCVCSEATAQDLRSDETSCCEFFDEESIQDHTKANCSSTVETIFSPIPQSTDNNSEATPSCDGGSEKDLVAPSLEDKDSDSINKNSCEYQSCNVSDFFISDMIVSSSPVDEPTCLPDYGCDESSIFLDDEYMVLTFLADSNDCDDRIKNSSEPIMASEESNLYLAIHQLTSCNQEPDVNNYPDWDPAECLDPQMFIKLPDLSEVETNLSPWKRKSVTLVLDLDETLVHSSLEHCDDADFSFTVFVDFKEHTVYVKRRPYLKEFLERVSEMFQVVVFTASQSIYANQLLDILDPDGKIISRRAYRESCIFADGSYTKDLTVLGVDLAKVAIIDNCPQVFRLQVNNGIPIKSWFNDPSDCALITLLPFLETLADAEDVRPLIAKRFDCSCRNF; translated from the exons ATGCCATCACTAAAGATGAAAATGAAGTCAACCATGGGCTGTTTGCGAGAAAAGAACGGCCTCCATGTTTGTCAAAGATCGAGCAAGATATTCAAGAACTCGTCGTTACAAGCTAAAAGTTTCCAAGAAGAATATCAACTCGAGTCGTTTACATCTAACAAAAAGGATG attgTGTTTGTAGTGAAGCCACTGCGCAGGATCTTAGGAGCGATGAAACTAGCTGTTGTGAGTTTTTTGATGAAGAAAGTATACAG GATCATACAAAAGCCAACTGCTCTTCAACGGTAGAAACTATCTTTTCACCCATACCACAATCAACAGACAATAACAGTGAAGCAACTCCTTCATGTGATGGAG GGAGTGAAAAGGATCTTGTAGCGCCATCGCTAGAAGATAAAGATAGTGACAGTATAAACAAAAACTCATGCGAATATCAAAGTTGTAACGTGTCAGATTTCTTCATTTCCGACATGATTGTTTCTAGCTCACCCGTTGACGAACCTACATGCTTACCGGATTATGGATGTGATGAATCAAGCATATTTTTAGACGATGAATACATGGTACTAACTTTTCTTGCGGATAGCAATGATTGTGATGACAGAATAAAAAACAGTTCGGAACCTATAATGGCTTCAGAAGAATCAAACTTGTATCTAGCAATTCATCAGCTGACATCATGCAATCAAGAACCCGATGTTAATAATTATCCAGATTGGGATCCGGCAGAATGTTTGGATCCACAAATGTTTATCAAACTGCCCGATCTTTCCGAAGTGGAAACAAATTTATCGCCCTGGAAAAGAAAAAGTGTCACGCTTGTACTTGATTTAGATG AAACACTTGTCCACTCGTCATTGGAACACTGTGATGATGCGGACTTCAGTTTTACGGTATTTGTTGATTTCAAAGAGCATACGGTCTATGTGAAGCGGAGGCCTTACCTTAAAGAATTCTTGGAAAGGGTTTCGGAAATGTTTCAAGTTGTGGTGTTTACGGCGAGTCAAAGTATTTACGCAAATCAACTACTGGATATATTGGATCCAGATGGAAAAATCATCTCTCGTCGCGCTTATCGAGAATCTTGTATTTTTGCTGATGGAAGTTATACCAAAGATCTAACTGTTTTAGGTGTTGATCTTGCTAAAGTTGCCATAATTGATAATTGCCCACAG GTTTTCCGATTGCAAGTAAATAATGGAATTCCAATAAAGAGTTGGTTCAATGATCCATCAGATTGTGCATTAATTACCTTACTACCCTTCCTTGAGACACTAGCAGATGCAGAAGATGTCCGTCCACTAATCGCCAAAAGATTCG ATTGTAGTTGCAGAAATTTCTAA